The genomic DNA AGATGGAAAATATCCTAGTTGAATACGTCTATTTGATTTTGATCATTCTTGGATTGGTTGTGATTGCCAATCGACTTGGACTTGCATATCCGATCGTTCTTTTGATCGGAGGACTTGCCGTCAGTGCAATTCCATTTTTCCAAAATATTACGATCACACCGGAACTTGTTTTTCTAATATTCCTTCCTCCATTATTGTATGAAGCCGCTTGGCAAATTTCCTGGAAAGAGTTTTGGAAATGGAGAAGGATCATAGCAGGTTTCGCATTTCCGATCGTTATCATTACTTCTTGTTTAATTGCTTTGATCTCTAGTTCCTTGATCCCTGGATTCACATTAGCGATCGGATTTTTATTAGGAGGAATTATCTCTCCTCCTGATTCTATTTCTTCCGTTACGATCATGAAACAAACAAAAGCTCCTAAGTCTGCAATAAGTGTAGCAGAAGGAGAAAGTTTACTAAATGATGCTTCTTCTTTGATCGTTTTTAGATTCGCTTTGGCCGCGGTGATCACAGGGCAGTTTAATCTCCAAGAGGCAACATTAAGTTTTGTTTGGGTAGTGATTGCAGGTTCATTGATAGGTCTCGCAGTAGGTCTTGTGTTTTATGGGATTCATCGTTGGCTTCCACTTACACCAAGTATCGAGATCATTTTAACGTTTGTGACCCCTTATTGTATGTATTATTTGGCGGAACATTTTCATGTGTCCGGCGTTCTTGCAGTAGTATGTGGAGGACTTCTTCTCTCCAGTAAACGCCAAGGCCTTTTGAGTTATGCCAGCCGTATCCAAGGTGAGAATGTTTGGAATAGTATCGTATTCATTTTGAATGGACTCGTTTTTTTGCTGATTGGTTTGCAGTTGCCATCCATCGTAAACCAATTAGGGGATATTAGTTTAACGAGCGCAATTCTCTACGGAATATTGATCTCATTGGCTTTAATCGTTACAAGGATCATCATTACACTTTTTACTTCCGGTTTTACTCGGGTCATGAGCAATTTTATAGAAGTCTCGGAAGTGAATCCTGGATGGAAGATCCCTCTTGTTTTAGGTTGGGCAGGGATCCGAGGAGTTGTATCTCTCGCCGCAGCACTTTCTATTCCGATATATATAAATGGAGAAACTCCTTTCCCTTATCGAAATTTAATTTTGTTTATTACATTTATAGTGATCTTAATAACTATGATCTTTAATGGATTAACTCTTCCTTGGCTGATCCGGAAATTGAATGTAATGGATTTCCAAACTCCTATTCCGGTTCATAGACAAGAAGTGATGATCCAGAAAAAATTGGCTACAGAGTCTCTTCATTATTTAGAAGAAAAAAGTAAAACAGGCCCTGGCAAAAATAAACATCTCAAAAATCTGATCTCCCGTTTGAAAACCGAACTAGGGTATTTCGAAGAAGAGTTGAAAGGAATGTCCGGAGCCCATAGAGGAGAAAGAAAAGAATACGGAGACGTATATTTGGAACTTCTTCAATTCCAAAGAGATGTTTTAAATGATCTAAATCATGATTCCGGATTCGACGAGGACGTAATTCGTAAATACCACACGCTTATCGATATAGAAGAGTTTAAAACCAGAGAAAGTGACTGATCTTTCTCCGGTTATTACTTTTATCAGCGCGGGATCATTTGTTTAGAATAGGTGCAGTCAAATTCTTA from Leptospira selangorensis includes the following:
- a CDS encoding Na+/H+ antiporter encodes the protein MENILVEYVYLILIILGLVVIANRLGLAYPIVLLIGGLAVSAIPFFQNITITPELVFLIFLPPLLYEAAWQISWKEFWKWRRIIAGFAFPIVIITSCLIALISSSLIPGFTLAIGFLLGGIISPPDSISSVTIMKQTKAPKSAISVAEGESLLNDASSLIVFRFALAAVITGQFNLQEATLSFVWVVIAGSLIGLAVGLVFYGIHRWLPLTPSIEIILTFVTPYCMYYLAEHFHVSGVLAVVCGGLLLSSKRQGLLSYASRIQGENVWNSIVFILNGLVFLLIGLQLPSIVNQLGDISLTSAILYGILISLALIVTRIIITLFTSGFTRVMSNFIEVSEVNPGWKIPLVLGWAGIRGVVSLAAALSIPIYINGETPFPYRNLILFITFIVILITMIFNGLTLPWLIRKLNVMDFQTPIPVHRQEVMIQKKLATESLHYLEEKSKTGPGKNKHLKNLISRLKTELGYFEEELKGMSGAHRGERKEYGDVYLELLQFQRDVLNDLNHDSGFDEDVIRKYHTLIDIEEFKTRESD